Proteins co-encoded in one Sparus aurata chromosome 18, fSpaAur1.1, whole genome shotgun sequence genomic window:
- the guf1 gene encoding translation factor GUF1, mitochondrial isoform X2, producing MTVRRHRWMKRMPVFSSSFRMMSTHTDKESIDLSKFPADRIRNFCIIAHIDHGKSTLADRLLEMTGAIAKTEKNKQVLDKLQVERERGITVKAQTASLFYSHEGEQYLLNLIDTPGHVDFSYEVSRSISACQGVLLIVDANQGVQAQTVANFYLAFEAQLAIIPVINKIDLKNADPERVESQIEKVFDIPREECIRISAKLGTNVEKVLQAVVDRIPAPAASIDDPFKALVFDSNFDHYRGVVANIALFGGQVRKGDRIVSAHLGKTYEVNELGLLRPDEHPTQKLFAGQVGYIIAGMKDVKEAQIGDTLYLQEQPVESLPGFKPAKAMVFAGMYPMDQSEYPGLRSAIERLTLNDSSVTVQRDSSLALGAGWRLGFLGLLHMEVFNQRLEQEYNASVIVTAPTVPYKAILSSTRLIKEHGSEEITIVNPAQFPDKSVVSEYLEPMVFGTILAPDAYTGKIMTLCLNRRAIQKNMVYIDDQRVMMKYLFPLNEIVVDFYDLLKSMSSGYASFDYENAGYQAADLIKMDILLNGRPVEELTTIVHRDRAYSSGKAMCERLKDSIPRQMFEIAVQAAIGSKVIARETIKAYRKNVLAKCYGGDITRKMKLLKKQVEGKKKMRLIGNVQVPKDAFIDVLKRKD from the exons ATGACAGTGCGGAG ACACCGCTGGATGAAGAGGATGCCTGTGTTCTCCAGCAGCTTCAGGATGatgagcacacacactgacaag GAATCTATTGACCTGTCCAAGTTTCCTGCAGACAGAATCAGGAACTTTTGCATCATTGCTCATATTGACCATGGCAAAAGCACTTTGGCTGACAGGCTGTTGGAGATGACAG GTGCCATAGCAAAGACTGAGAAGAACAAACAGGTGTTGGACAAGCTTCAGgtggagcgagagagagggataaCAGTCAAGGCCCAGACAGCCTCTCTGTTTTACAGCCACGAGGGAGAGCAGTACCTCCTGAACCTCATCGACACACCG GGTCATGTTGACTTCAGTTATGAAGTGTCTCGATCCATTTCTGCATGCCAAGGTGTCCTGTTGATTGTCGATGCCAATCAG GGGGTTCAAGCACAGACGGTGGCCAACTTCTACCTGGCCTTTGAGGCTCAGCTGGCAATCATCCCTGTCATCAACAAG ATCGATTTGAAAAATGCTGATCCAGAGAGAGTGGAGTCACAGATTGAAAAGGTGTTTGATATTCCACGTGAAGAGTGCATCAGG ATTTCTGCCAAACTTggaacaaatgttgaaaaagtTCTCCAAGCAGTCGTGGACAGAATTCCAGC ACCTGCAGCTAGTATCGATGACCCATTCAAAGCCCTCGTGTTTGACTCCAATTTTGACCACTATAGAGGAGTGGTGGCCAACATCGCTTTGTTTGGAGGTCAGGTCAGAAAAGGGGACAGGATCGTGTCCGCACATCTCGGCAAAACCTACGAGGTCAACGAGCTGGGGCTCCTCCGGCCAGATGAGCACCCCACACAGAAGCT GTTTGCAGGCCAAGTGGGCTACATAATAGCAGGGATGAAGGATGTGAAGGAGGCCCAGATTGGCGACACACtgtacctccaggagcagccAGTGGAATCTCTTCCAGGCTTTAAACCTGCCAAAGCCATGGTCTTTGCTG GCATGTATCCGATGGACCAGTCAGAGTACCCAGGCCTCCGCAGCGCCATCGAGAGACTGACCCTGAATGACTCAAGTGTCACAgtgcagagagacagcagtcTGGCCCTGGGAGCAGGCTGGAG ACTTGGCTTCCTGGGTCTTCTCCATATGGAGGTGTTCAATCAGAGGCTGGAGCAGGAATACAATGCCTCTGTTATAGTAACGGCGCCCACCGTGCCCTACAAGGCCATCCTCTCCTCGACCAGACTCATCAAG GAACATGGCAGCGAGGAGATAACCATCGTGAACCCCGCTCAGTTCCCAGACAAATCAGTTGTGTCGGAGTACTTGGAGCCAATGGTATTCGGGACCATTCTCGCTCCAGATGCTTACACCGGCAAGATTATGACTCTCTGCTTG AATCGCAGAGCCATCCAGAAGAACATGGTGTATATAGATGACCAGCGTGTCATGATGAAATACCTCTTCCCTTTAAATGAAATTGTTGTGGATTTCTATGATCTCCTCAAATCGATGTCCTCTGGCTATGCAAG CTTTGACTATGAGAACGCAGGCTACCAGGCTGCTGATCTGATAAAGATGGATATTCTGCTGAATGGGCGACCGGTGGAAGAGCTCACCACAATTGTCCACAG AGACCGCGCGTACAGCTCAGGGAAAGCCATGTGCGAACGACTCAAAGACTCCATACCAAGGCAGATGTTTGAGATCGCTGTGCAGGCAGCTATTGGAAGTAAGGTCATTGCTAGAGAAAC aataaaggCGTACAGAAAAAATGTGCTTGCTAAATGT TACGGAGGTGACATAACACGGAAGATGAAGCTTCTGAAAAAACAAGTGGAGGGTAAAAAGAAGATGCGGCTTATTGGCAACGTGCAAGTTCCAAAAGACGCCTTCATTGATGTTCTGAAGAGGAAGGACTAA
- the guf1 gene encoding translation factor Guf1, mitochondrial isoform X1 has product MSSYLVRRWCETSLLRRVLQFKMYRRKIQNYNTTYILFRHRWMKRMPVFSSSFRMMSTHTDKESIDLSKFPADRIRNFCIIAHIDHGKSTLADRLLEMTGAIAKTEKNKQVLDKLQVERERGITVKAQTASLFYSHEGEQYLLNLIDTPGHVDFSYEVSRSISACQGVLLIVDANQGVQAQTVANFYLAFEAQLAIIPVINKIDLKNADPERVESQIEKVFDIPREECIRISAKLGTNVEKVLQAVVDRIPAPAASIDDPFKALVFDSNFDHYRGVVANIALFGGQVRKGDRIVSAHLGKTYEVNELGLLRPDEHPTQKLFAGQVGYIIAGMKDVKEAQIGDTLYLQEQPVESLPGFKPAKAMVFAGMYPMDQSEYPGLRSAIERLTLNDSSVTVQRDSSLALGAGWRLGFLGLLHMEVFNQRLEQEYNASVIVTAPTVPYKAILSSTRLIKEHGSEEITIVNPAQFPDKSVVSEYLEPMVFGTILAPDAYTGKIMTLCLNRRAIQKNMVYIDDQRVMMKYLFPLNEIVVDFYDLLKSMSSGYASFDYENAGYQAADLIKMDILLNGRPVEELTTIVHRDRAYSSGKAMCERLKDSIPRQMFEIAVQAAIGSKVIARETIKAYRKNVLAKCYGGDITRKMKLLKKQVEGKKKMRLIGNVQVPKDAFIDVLKRKD; this is encoded by the exons ATGTCGTCTTATTTAGTCAGACGCTGGTGTGAAACATCCCTGTTAAGGCGTGTTTTACAGTTCAAAATGTACAGGAGGAAAATACAAAACTATAACACGACCTACATACTGTTCAGACACCGCTGGATGAAGAGGATGCCTGTGTTCTCCAGCAGCTTCAGGATGatgagcacacacactgacaag GAATCTATTGACCTGTCCAAGTTTCCTGCAGACAGAATCAGGAACTTTTGCATCATTGCTCATATTGACCATGGCAAAAGCACTTTGGCTGACAGGCTGTTGGAGATGACAG GTGCCATAGCAAAGACTGAGAAGAACAAACAGGTGTTGGACAAGCTTCAGgtggagcgagagagagggataaCAGTCAAGGCCCAGACAGCCTCTCTGTTTTACAGCCACGAGGGAGAGCAGTACCTCCTGAACCTCATCGACACACCG GGTCATGTTGACTTCAGTTATGAAGTGTCTCGATCCATTTCTGCATGCCAAGGTGTCCTGTTGATTGTCGATGCCAATCAG GGGGTTCAAGCACAGACGGTGGCCAACTTCTACCTGGCCTTTGAGGCTCAGCTGGCAATCATCCCTGTCATCAACAAG ATCGATTTGAAAAATGCTGATCCAGAGAGAGTGGAGTCACAGATTGAAAAGGTGTTTGATATTCCACGTGAAGAGTGCATCAGG ATTTCTGCCAAACTTggaacaaatgttgaaaaagtTCTCCAAGCAGTCGTGGACAGAATTCCAGC ACCTGCAGCTAGTATCGATGACCCATTCAAAGCCCTCGTGTTTGACTCCAATTTTGACCACTATAGAGGAGTGGTGGCCAACATCGCTTTGTTTGGAGGTCAGGTCAGAAAAGGGGACAGGATCGTGTCCGCACATCTCGGCAAAACCTACGAGGTCAACGAGCTGGGGCTCCTCCGGCCAGATGAGCACCCCACACAGAAGCT GTTTGCAGGCCAAGTGGGCTACATAATAGCAGGGATGAAGGATGTGAAGGAGGCCCAGATTGGCGACACACtgtacctccaggagcagccAGTGGAATCTCTTCCAGGCTTTAAACCTGCCAAAGCCATGGTCTTTGCTG GCATGTATCCGATGGACCAGTCAGAGTACCCAGGCCTCCGCAGCGCCATCGAGAGACTGACCCTGAATGACTCAAGTGTCACAgtgcagagagacagcagtcTGGCCCTGGGAGCAGGCTGGAG ACTTGGCTTCCTGGGTCTTCTCCATATGGAGGTGTTCAATCAGAGGCTGGAGCAGGAATACAATGCCTCTGTTATAGTAACGGCGCCCACCGTGCCCTACAAGGCCATCCTCTCCTCGACCAGACTCATCAAG GAACATGGCAGCGAGGAGATAACCATCGTGAACCCCGCTCAGTTCCCAGACAAATCAGTTGTGTCGGAGTACTTGGAGCCAATGGTATTCGGGACCATTCTCGCTCCAGATGCTTACACCGGCAAGATTATGACTCTCTGCTTG AATCGCAGAGCCATCCAGAAGAACATGGTGTATATAGATGACCAGCGTGTCATGATGAAATACCTCTTCCCTTTAAATGAAATTGTTGTGGATTTCTATGATCTCCTCAAATCGATGTCCTCTGGCTATGCAAG CTTTGACTATGAGAACGCAGGCTACCAGGCTGCTGATCTGATAAAGATGGATATTCTGCTGAATGGGCGACCGGTGGAAGAGCTCACCACAATTGTCCACAG AGACCGCGCGTACAGCTCAGGGAAAGCCATGTGCGAACGACTCAAAGACTCCATACCAAGGCAGATGTTTGAGATCGCTGTGCAGGCAGCTATTGGAAGTAAGGTCATTGCTAGAGAAAC aataaaggCGTACAGAAAAAATGTGCTTGCTAAATGT TACGGAGGTGACATAACACGGAAGATGAAGCTTCTGAAAAAACAAGTGGAGGGTAAAAAGAAGATGCGGCTTATTGGCAACGTGCAAGTTCCAAAAGACGCCTTCATTGATGTTCTGAAGAGGAAGGACTAA
- the guf1 gene encoding translation factor GUF1, mitochondrial isoform X3 codes for MKRMPVFSSSFRMMSTHTDKESIDLSKFPADRIRNFCIIAHIDHGKSTLADRLLEMTGAIAKTEKNKQVLDKLQVERERGITVKAQTASLFYSHEGEQYLLNLIDTPGHVDFSYEVSRSISACQGVLLIVDANQGVQAQTVANFYLAFEAQLAIIPVINKIDLKNADPERVESQIEKVFDIPREECIRISAKLGTNVEKVLQAVVDRIPAPAASIDDPFKALVFDSNFDHYRGVVANIALFGGQVRKGDRIVSAHLGKTYEVNELGLLRPDEHPTQKLFAGQVGYIIAGMKDVKEAQIGDTLYLQEQPVESLPGFKPAKAMVFAGMYPMDQSEYPGLRSAIERLTLNDSSVTVQRDSSLALGAGWRLGFLGLLHMEVFNQRLEQEYNASVIVTAPTVPYKAILSSTRLIKEHGSEEITIVNPAQFPDKSVVSEYLEPMVFGTILAPDAYTGKIMTLCLNRRAIQKNMVYIDDQRVMMKYLFPLNEIVVDFYDLLKSMSSGYASFDYENAGYQAADLIKMDILLNGRPVEELTTIVHRDRAYSSGKAMCERLKDSIPRQMFEIAVQAAIGSKVIARETIKAYRKNVLAKCYGGDITRKMKLLKKQVEGKKKMRLIGNVQVPKDAFIDVLKRKD; via the exons ATGAAGAGGATGCCTGTGTTCTCCAGCAGCTTCAGGATGatgagcacacacactgacaag GAATCTATTGACCTGTCCAAGTTTCCTGCAGACAGAATCAGGAACTTTTGCATCATTGCTCATATTGACCATGGCAAAAGCACTTTGGCTGACAGGCTGTTGGAGATGACAG GTGCCATAGCAAAGACTGAGAAGAACAAACAGGTGTTGGACAAGCTTCAGgtggagcgagagagagggataaCAGTCAAGGCCCAGACAGCCTCTCTGTTTTACAGCCACGAGGGAGAGCAGTACCTCCTGAACCTCATCGACACACCG GGTCATGTTGACTTCAGTTATGAAGTGTCTCGATCCATTTCTGCATGCCAAGGTGTCCTGTTGATTGTCGATGCCAATCAG GGGGTTCAAGCACAGACGGTGGCCAACTTCTACCTGGCCTTTGAGGCTCAGCTGGCAATCATCCCTGTCATCAACAAG ATCGATTTGAAAAATGCTGATCCAGAGAGAGTGGAGTCACAGATTGAAAAGGTGTTTGATATTCCACGTGAAGAGTGCATCAGG ATTTCTGCCAAACTTggaacaaatgttgaaaaagtTCTCCAAGCAGTCGTGGACAGAATTCCAGC ACCTGCAGCTAGTATCGATGACCCATTCAAAGCCCTCGTGTTTGACTCCAATTTTGACCACTATAGAGGAGTGGTGGCCAACATCGCTTTGTTTGGAGGTCAGGTCAGAAAAGGGGACAGGATCGTGTCCGCACATCTCGGCAAAACCTACGAGGTCAACGAGCTGGGGCTCCTCCGGCCAGATGAGCACCCCACACAGAAGCT GTTTGCAGGCCAAGTGGGCTACATAATAGCAGGGATGAAGGATGTGAAGGAGGCCCAGATTGGCGACACACtgtacctccaggagcagccAGTGGAATCTCTTCCAGGCTTTAAACCTGCCAAAGCCATGGTCTTTGCTG GCATGTATCCGATGGACCAGTCAGAGTACCCAGGCCTCCGCAGCGCCATCGAGAGACTGACCCTGAATGACTCAAGTGTCACAgtgcagagagacagcagtcTGGCCCTGGGAGCAGGCTGGAG ACTTGGCTTCCTGGGTCTTCTCCATATGGAGGTGTTCAATCAGAGGCTGGAGCAGGAATACAATGCCTCTGTTATAGTAACGGCGCCCACCGTGCCCTACAAGGCCATCCTCTCCTCGACCAGACTCATCAAG GAACATGGCAGCGAGGAGATAACCATCGTGAACCCCGCTCAGTTCCCAGACAAATCAGTTGTGTCGGAGTACTTGGAGCCAATGGTATTCGGGACCATTCTCGCTCCAGATGCTTACACCGGCAAGATTATGACTCTCTGCTTG AATCGCAGAGCCATCCAGAAGAACATGGTGTATATAGATGACCAGCGTGTCATGATGAAATACCTCTTCCCTTTAAATGAAATTGTTGTGGATTTCTATGATCTCCTCAAATCGATGTCCTCTGGCTATGCAAG CTTTGACTATGAGAACGCAGGCTACCAGGCTGCTGATCTGATAAAGATGGATATTCTGCTGAATGGGCGACCGGTGGAAGAGCTCACCACAATTGTCCACAG AGACCGCGCGTACAGCTCAGGGAAAGCCATGTGCGAACGACTCAAAGACTCCATACCAAGGCAGATGTTTGAGATCGCTGTGCAGGCAGCTATTGGAAGTAAGGTCATTGCTAGAGAAAC aataaaggCGTACAGAAAAAATGTGCTTGCTAAATGT TACGGAGGTGACATAACACGGAAGATGAAGCTTCTGAAAAAACAAGTGGAGGGTAAAAAGAAGATGCGGCTTATTGGCAACGTGCAAGTTCCAAAAGACGCCTTCATTGATGTTCTGAAGAGGAAGGACTAA